A stretch of Rhododendron vialii isolate Sample 1 chromosome 4a, ASM3025357v1 DNA encodes these proteins:
- the LOC131324601 gene encoding calmodulin-binding transcription activator 5-like isoform X6: protein MESIVPGRLAGWEIHGFRTMDDLDFGSIKEEATSRWLRPNEIHAILCNYKYFTINVKPVNMPKSGRIVFFDRKMLRNFRKDGHNWKKKNDGKTVKEAHEHLKVGNEERIHVYYARGEDNPTFVRRCYWLLDKTLEHIVLVHYRETQESQDSPATPVNSNSSSAHSDPSASLVLSEETDSGYDPAYYTAEKAQFGDEPDDSIILKDHEIKLHEINTLEWEELLVPDSKFTGPDQGKNEQQNQFGTNGLMSNVAIQSANELLTENSFGSLTEPVSRSNYIQFDTPDNLFLQGIEGQTDSSFQRKDSQLVTVGTGDSLGVLGNDGLQTQDSFGRWMNYIMSDSPGSVDDPHLESSIPIGQEPSMSPMMNHPQSSVPSELFSITDVSPAWAFSTEETKILITGFFNEGHPQLDKSKLYCVCGDAYSPAQIVQSGVFRCFVSPHQEGLVNLYLSFDGHSPISQVLTFEYRTPLKQDPVISVEDKSKAEEFIVQTRLAHLLFFTSKSLKILSSKVSPNAVKEAKIFARKTSQIADGWAQVIESIENNRMTVERAKESFFELTLRNKLYEWLLERVVEGSKTSDYDDHGQGVIHLCAILDYTWAVLPYSFSGLSLDYRDKFGWTALHWAAYYGREKMVAALLSAGAKPNLVSDPTSENPSGSMASDLASKNGYDGLAGYLAEKALVEHFKDMTIAGNVSGSLQTTTPELVNSGNLDEEELYLKDTLSAYRTAADAAARIQAAFREQSFKQRTKAAQVSSPEDEVRTIIAAMKIQHAFRKYETRRKMAAAARIQDRFRTWKIRKDFLNKRRQAMKIQAVFRGFQVRRQYRKIIWSVGVLEKAILRWRKKKRGFRGLQVCPDEAVNDQKQESEVEDFFRVSRNQAEERVERAVVRVQSMFRSKRAQEDYHRMKMAHNEAMLEYKGLVTPEYDMG, encoded by the exons ATGGAAAGTATCGTACCAGGACGGCTCGCAGGCTGGGAAATTCATGGCTTCCGTACAATGGATG ATTTGGATTTTGGCAGCATCAAGGAGGAAGCAACGTCAAGATGGTTGCGACCAAATGAGATTCATGCCATATTGTGTAACTATAAATATTTCACCATCAATGTCAAGCCAGTGAACATGCCAAAAA GTGGTAGAATTGTGTTCTTTGACCGTAAAATGCTCAGAAACTTTCGTAAAGATGGTCATaactggaagaaaaaaaatgatgggaAGACTGTTAAAGAAGCTCATGAACACTTGAAG GTCGGTAATGAAGAAAGGATTCATGTATATTATGCTCGGGGTGAAGATAACCCAACCTTTGTTCGTAGATGTTACTGGCTACTTGACAA GACGCTGGAACACATAGTCCTTGTCCATTATCGTGAAACTCAAGAG TCGCAGGATTCTCCAGCCACACCTGTGAATTCAAATTCTAGTTCAGCCCACTCAGACCCATCTGCTTCGTTGGTATTATCAGAAGAAACTGATTCTGGTTATGATCCTGCATATTACACTGCTGAGAAAGCACAATTCGGTGATG AGCCAGATGACAGCATCATCCTCAAAGACCATGAAATCAAACTTCACGAGATCAACACACTGGAATGGGAAGAGCTTTTGGTGCCAGATTCCAAGTTTACTGGGCCTGACCAAG GAAAAAATGAGCAGCAGAATCAATTTGGTACAAATGGACTCATGAGTAAC GTTGCCATCCAATCAGCCAATGAATTACTGACGGAAAATTCTTTTGGAAGTCTCACTGAGCCAGTTTCCCGGAGTAACTACATTCAATTCGACACGCCGGACAATCTTTTCCTTCAGGGTATAGAAGGTCAAACTGATTCAAGTTTCCAGAGAAAGGATTCTCAACTGGTTACAGTGGGAACTGGTGATTCTTTAGGCGTTCTAGGCAACGATGGTTTGCAAACTCAAGACAGTTTCGGGAGGTGGATGAACTACATCATGTCTGATTCACCAGGATCAGTGGATGATCCGCATCTCGAATCTTCAATTCCAATTGGTCAAGAACCGTCTATGTCTCCAATGATGAATCACCCTCAATCATCTGTCCCCAGTGAACTATTCAGCATTACTGATGTCTCTCCTGCGTGGGCTTTTTCAACTGAAGAGACTAAG ATTCTTATCACTGGATTTTTTAATGAAGGGCATCCACAGCTTGATAAGTCCAAACTATATTGTGTATGTGGAGATGCATATAGCCCTGCTCAAATTGTCCAATCTGGAGTATTCCGTTGTTTTGTTTCACCACACCAAGAGGGATTAGTAAATCTGTATTTGAGTTTTGACGGCCACAGTCCCATCAGCCAAGTTCTAACCTTTGAGTATCGTACTCCACTGAAGCAGGACCCTGTTATTTCTGTGGAAGATAAGTCAAAGGCAGAAGAGTTTATAGTTCAGACGAGGCTTGCTCACTTGCTCTTTTTTACTTCTAAGAGCCTTAAAATTTTATCAAGTAAAGTATCACCAAATGCCGTCAAAGAAGCCAAAATCTTTGCTCGCAAAACTTCCCAAATTGCTGATGGTTGGGCACAGGTGATCGAATCAATTGAAAATAACAGAATGACAGTTGAACGAGCAAAAGAAAGCTTCTTCGAGCTTACGCTGAGGAACAAACTCTATGAATGGCTGCTGGAAAGAGTAGTTGAAGGGTCTAAAACTTCTGACTACGATGATCATGGTCAAGGAGTAATCCATTTGTGTGCTATCCTTGATTATACATGGGCTGTCTTACCATATTCGTTCTCGGGCTTATCATTGGACTATCGGGACAAATTTGGATGGACAGCTCTTCATTGGGCTGCATATTACGGAAG GGAGAAAATGGTTGCTGCCCTTCTATCTGCTGGGGCGAAGCCAAACTTGGTGTCTGACCCAACTTCAGAGAACCCAAGCGGATCCATGGCATCTGATCTAGCATCTAAGAACGGTTATGACGGTTTAGCTGGTTATCTTGCAGAAAAGGCTTTAGTGGAACACTTTAAGGATATGACAATAGCTGGAAACGTCAGTGGTTCATTGCAAACTACAACTCCTGAATTAGTAAATTCTGGGAACCTAGATGAAGAGGAGTTGTATCTGAAGGACACTCTGTCAGCTTATCGGACGGCTGCTGATGCAGCAGCACGTATACAGGCTGCATTCAGGGAGCAGTCTTTTAAGCAAAGGACAAAGGCTGCTCAGGTTTCCAGCCCAGAGGATGAAGTACGCACCATAATCGCAGCAATGAAGATCCAACATGCATTTCGGAAGTATGAGACAAGGAGAAAGATGGCTGCTGCTGCCCGAATTCAAGATAGGTTCCGTACTTGGAAGATAAGGAAAGATTTTCTCAATAAGCGACGTCAAGCCATGAAAATTCAA GCTGTTTTCCGCGGCTTCCAAGTCAGGAGGCAATATCGGAAGATTATATGGTCAGTCGGAGTTCTTGAAAAAGCAATTTTACGTTGGCGTAAGAAGAAAAGAGGCTTTCGTGGGCTTCAGGTTTGCCCTGATGAAGCTGTGAATGATCAGAAGCAAGAAAGTGAAGTGGAGGACTTCTTCCGAGTCAGCAGGAACCAAGCTGAAGAGCGAGTGGAGAGGGCTGTTGTACGTGTCCAGTCCATGTTTCGGTCAAAGAGAGCACAAGAAGACTATCATAGGATGAAAATGGCCCATAATGAAGCAATG CTGGAGTACAAAGGACTTGTCACTCCTGAATATGATATGGGATAA
- the LOC131324601 gene encoding calmodulin-binding transcription activator 5-like isoform X8, producing the protein MESIVPGRLAGWEIHGFRTMDDLDFGSIKEEATSRWLRPNEIHAILCNYKYFTINVKPVNMPKSGRIVFFDRKMLRNFRKDGHNWKKKNDGKTVKEAHEHLKVGNEERIHVYYARGEDNPTFVRRCYWLLDKTLEHIVLVHYRETQESQDSPATPVNSNSSSAHSDPSASLVLSEETDSGYDPAYYTAEKAQFEPDDSIILKDHEIKLHEINTLEWEELLVPDSKFTGPDQGKNEQQNQFGTNGLMSNVAIQSANELLTENSFGSLTEPVSRSNYIQFDTPDNLFLQGIEGQTDSSFQRKDSQLVTVGTGDSLGVLGNDGLQTQDSFGRWMNYIMSDSPGSVDDPHLESSIPIGQEPSMSPMMNHPQSSVPSELFSITDVSPAWAFSTEETKILITGFFNEGHPQLDKSKLYCVCGDAYSPAQIVQSGVFRCFVSPHQEGLVNLYLSFDGHSPISQVLTFEYRTPLKQDPVISVEDKSKAEEFIVQTRLAHLLFFTSKSLKILSSKVSPNAVKEAKIFARKTSQIADGWAQVIESIENNRMTVERAKESFFELTLRNKLYEWLLERVVEGSKTSDYDDHGQGVIHLCAILDYTWAVLPYSFSGLSLDYRDKFGWTALHWAAYYGREKMVAALLSAGAKPNLVSDPTSENPSGSMASDLASKNGYDGLAGYLAEKALVEHFKDMTIAGNVSGSLQTTTPELVNSGNLDEEELYLKDTLSAYRTAADAAARIQAAFREQSFKQRTKAAQVSSPEDEVRTIIAAMKIQHAFRKYETRRKMAAAARIQDRFRTWKIRKDFLNKRRQAMKIQAVFRGFQVRRQYRKIIWSVGVLEKAILRWRKKKRGFRGLQVCPDEAVNDQKQESEVEDFFRVSRNQAEERVERAVVRVQSMFRSKRAQEDYHRMKMAHNEAMLEYKGLVTPEYDMG; encoded by the exons ATGGAAAGTATCGTACCAGGACGGCTCGCAGGCTGGGAAATTCATGGCTTCCGTACAATGGATG ATTTGGATTTTGGCAGCATCAAGGAGGAAGCAACGTCAAGATGGTTGCGACCAAATGAGATTCATGCCATATTGTGTAACTATAAATATTTCACCATCAATGTCAAGCCAGTGAACATGCCAAAAA GTGGTAGAATTGTGTTCTTTGACCGTAAAATGCTCAGAAACTTTCGTAAAGATGGTCATaactggaagaaaaaaaatgatgggaAGACTGTTAAAGAAGCTCATGAACACTTGAAG GTCGGTAATGAAGAAAGGATTCATGTATATTATGCTCGGGGTGAAGATAACCCAACCTTTGTTCGTAGATGTTACTGGCTACTTGACAA GACGCTGGAACACATAGTCCTTGTCCATTATCGTGAAACTCAAGAG TCGCAGGATTCTCCAGCCACACCTGTGAATTCAAATTCTAGTTCAGCCCACTCAGACCCATCTGCTTCGTTGGTATTATCAGAAGAAACTGATTCTGGTTATGATCCTGCATATTACACTGCTGAGAAAGCACAATTCG AGCCAGATGACAGCATCATCCTCAAAGACCATGAAATCAAACTTCACGAGATCAACACACTGGAATGGGAAGAGCTTTTGGTGCCAGATTCCAAGTTTACTGGGCCTGACCAAG GAAAAAATGAGCAGCAGAATCAATTTGGTACAAATGGACTCATGAGTAAC GTTGCCATCCAATCAGCCAATGAATTACTGACGGAAAATTCTTTTGGAAGTCTCACTGAGCCAGTTTCCCGGAGTAACTACATTCAATTCGACACGCCGGACAATCTTTTCCTTCAGGGTATAGAAGGTCAAACTGATTCAAGTTTCCAGAGAAAGGATTCTCAACTGGTTACAGTGGGAACTGGTGATTCTTTAGGCGTTCTAGGCAACGATGGTTTGCAAACTCAAGACAGTTTCGGGAGGTGGATGAACTACATCATGTCTGATTCACCAGGATCAGTGGATGATCCGCATCTCGAATCTTCAATTCCAATTGGTCAAGAACCGTCTATGTCTCCAATGATGAATCACCCTCAATCATCTGTCCCCAGTGAACTATTCAGCATTACTGATGTCTCTCCTGCGTGGGCTTTTTCAACTGAAGAGACTAAG ATTCTTATCACTGGATTTTTTAATGAAGGGCATCCACAGCTTGATAAGTCCAAACTATATTGTGTATGTGGAGATGCATATAGCCCTGCTCAAATTGTCCAATCTGGAGTATTCCGTTGTTTTGTTTCACCACACCAAGAGGGATTAGTAAATCTGTATTTGAGTTTTGACGGCCACAGTCCCATCAGCCAAGTTCTAACCTTTGAGTATCGTACTCCACTGAAGCAGGACCCTGTTATTTCTGTGGAAGATAAGTCAAAGGCAGAAGAGTTTATAGTTCAGACGAGGCTTGCTCACTTGCTCTTTTTTACTTCTAAGAGCCTTAAAATTTTATCAAGTAAAGTATCACCAAATGCCGTCAAAGAAGCCAAAATCTTTGCTCGCAAAACTTCCCAAATTGCTGATGGTTGGGCACAGGTGATCGAATCAATTGAAAATAACAGAATGACAGTTGAACGAGCAAAAGAAAGCTTCTTCGAGCTTACGCTGAGGAACAAACTCTATGAATGGCTGCTGGAAAGAGTAGTTGAAGGGTCTAAAACTTCTGACTACGATGATCATGGTCAAGGAGTAATCCATTTGTGTGCTATCCTTGATTATACATGGGCTGTCTTACCATATTCGTTCTCGGGCTTATCATTGGACTATCGGGACAAATTTGGATGGACAGCTCTTCATTGGGCTGCATATTACGGAAG GGAGAAAATGGTTGCTGCCCTTCTATCTGCTGGGGCGAAGCCAAACTTGGTGTCTGACCCAACTTCAGAGAACCCAAGCGGATCCATGGCATCTGATCTAGCATCTAAGAACGGTTATGACGGTTTAGCTGGTTATCTTGCAGAAAAGGCTTTAGTGGAACACTTTAAGGATATGACAATAGCTGGAAACGTCAGTGGTTCATTGCAAACTACAACTCCTGAATTAGTAAATTCTGGGAACCTAGATGAAGAGGAGTTGTATCTGAAGGACACTCTGTCAGCTTATCGGACGGCTGCTGATGCAGCAGCACGTATACAGGCTGCATTCAGGGAGCAGTCTTTTAAGCAAAGGACAAAGGCTGCTCAGGTTTCCAGCCCAGAGGATGAAGTACGCACCATAATCGCAGCAATGAAGATCCAACATGCATTTCGGAAGTATGAGACAAGGAGAAAGATGGCTGCTGCTGCCCGAATTCAAGATAGGTTCCGTACTTGGAAGATAAGGAAAGATTTTCTCAATAAGCGACGTCAAGCCATGAAAATTCAA GCTGTTTTCCGCGGCTTCCAAGTCAGGAGGCAATATCGGAAGATTATATGGTCAGTCGGAGTTCTTGAAAAAGCAATTTTACGTTGGCGTAAGAAGAAAAGAGGCTTTCGTGGGCTTCAGGTTTGCCCTGATGAAGCTGTGAATGATCAGAAGCAAGAAAGTGAAGTGGAGGACTTCTTCCGAGTCAGCAGGAACCAAGCTGAAGAGCGAGTGGAGAGGGCTGTTGTACGTGTCCAGTCCATGTTTCGGTCAAAGAGAGCACAAGAAGACTATCATAGGATGAAAATGGCCCATAATGAAGCAATG CTGGAGTACAAAGGACTTGTCACTCCTGAATATGATATGGGATAA
- the LOC131324601 gene encoding calmodulin-binding transcription activator 6-like isoform X1, with translation MESIVPGRLAGWEIHGFRTMDDLDFGSIKEEATSRWLRPNEIHAILCNYKYFTINVKPVNMPKSGRIVFFDRKMLRNFRKDGHNWKKKNDGKTVKEAHEHLKVGNEERIHVYYARGEDNPTFVRRCYWLLDKTLEHIVLVHYRETQESQDSPATPVNSNSSSAHSDPSASLVLSEETDSGYDPAYYTAEKAQFGDGNGTSTNPTLLREPDDSIILKDHEIKLHEINTLEWEELLVPDSKFTGPDQVLLAGKNEQQNQFGTNGLMSNVAIQSANELLTENSFGSLTEPVSRSNYIQFDTPDNLFLQGIEGQTDSSFQRKDSQLVTVGTGDSLGVLGNDGLQTQDSFGRWMNYIMSDSPGSVDDPHLESSIPIGQEPSMSPMMNHPQSSVPSELFSITDVSPAWAFSTEETKILITGFFNEGHPQLDKSKLYCVCGDAYSPAQIVQSGVFRCFVSPHQEGLVNLYLSFDGHSPISQVLTFEYRTPLKQDPVISVEDKSKAEEFIVQTRLAHLLFFTSKSLKILSSKVSPNAVKEAKIFARKTSQIADGWAQVIESIENNRMTVERAKESFFELTLRNKLYEWLLERVVEGSKTSDYDDHGQGVIHLCAILDYTWAVLPYSFSGLSLDYRDKFGWTALHWAAYYGREKMVAALLSAGAKPNLVSDPTSENPSGSMASDLASKNGYDGLAGYLAEKALVEHFKDMTIAGNVSGSLQTTTPELVNSGNLDEEELYLKDTLSAYRTAADAAARIQAAFREQSFKQRTKAAQVSSPEDEVRTIIAAMKIQHAFRKYETRRKMAAAARIQDRFRTWKIRKDFLNKRRQAMKIQAVFRGFQVRRQYRKIIWSVGVLEKAILRWRKKKRGFRGLQVCPDEAVNDQKQESEVEDFFRVSRNQAEERVERAVVRVQSMFRSKRAQEDYHRMKMAHNEAMLEYKGLVTPEYDMG, from the exons ATGGAAAGTATCGTACCAGGACGGCTCGCAGGCTGGGAAATTCATGGCTTCCGTACAATGGATG ATTTGGATTTTGGCAGCATCAAGGAGGAAGCAACGTCAAGATGGTTGCGACCAAATGAGATTCATGCCATATTGTGTAACTATAAATATTTCACCATCAATGTCAAGCCAGTGAACATGCCAAAAA GTGGTAGAATTGTGTTCTTTGACCGTAAAATGCTCAGAAACTTTCGTAAAGATGGTCATaactggaagaaaaaaaatgatgggaAGACTGTTAAAGAAGCTCATGAACACTTGAAG GTCGGTAATGAAGAAAGGATTCATGTATATTATGCTCGGGGTGAAGATAACCCAACCTTTGTTCGTAGATGTTACTGGCTACTTGACAA GACGCTGGAACACATAGTCCTTGTCCATTATCGTGAAACTCAAGAG TCGCAGGATTCTCCAGCCACACCTGTGAATTCAAATTCTAGTTCAGCCCACTCAGACCCATCTGCTTCGTTGGTATTATCAGAAGAAACTGATTCTGGTTATGATCCTGCATATTACACTGCTGAGAAAGCACAATTCGGTGATGGTAATGGAACTTCTACCAATCCAACTCTATTACGTG AGCCAGATGACAGCATCATCCTCAAAGACCATGAAATCAAACTTCACGAGATCAACACACTGGAATGGGAAGAGCTTTTGGTGCCAGATTCCAAGTTTACTGGGCCTGACCAAG TTCTTTTGGCAGGAAAAAATGAGCAGCAGAATCAATTTGGTACAAATGGACTCATGAGTAAC GTTGCCATCCAATCAGCCAATGAATTACTGACGGAAAATTCTTTTGGAAGTCTCACTGAGCCAGTTTCCCGGAGTAACTACATTCAATTCGACACGCCGGACAATCTTTTCCTTCAGGGTATAGAAGGTCAAACTGATTCAAGTTTCCAGAGAAAGGATTCTCAACTGGTTACAGTGGGAACTGGTGATTCTTTAGGCGTTCTAGGCAACGATGGTTTGCAAACTCAAGACAGTTTCGGGAGGTGGATGAACTACATCATGTCTGATTCACCAGGATCAGTGGATGATCCGCATCTCGAATCTTCAATTCCAATTGGTCAAGAACCGTCTATGTCTCCAATGATGAATCACCCTCAATCATCTGTCCCCAGTGAACTATTCAGCATTACTGATGTCTCTCCTGCGTGGGCTTTTTCAACTGAAGAGACTAAG ATTCTTATCACTGGATTTTTTAATGAAGGGCATCCACAGCTTGATAAGTCCAAACTATATTGTGTATGTGGAGATGCATATAGCCCTGCTCAAATTGTCCAATCTGGAGTATTCCGTTGTTTTGTTTCACCACACCAAGAGGGATTAGTAAATCTGTATTTGAGTTTTGACGGCCACAGTCCCATCAGCCAAGTTCTAACCTTTGAGTATCGTACTCCACTGAAGCAGGACCCTGTTATTTCTGTGGAAGATAAGTCAAAGGCAGAAGAGTTTATAGTTCAGACGAGGCTTGCTCACTTGCTCTTTTTTACTTCTAAGAGCCTTAAAATTTTATCAAGTAAAGTATCACCAAATGCCGTCAAAGAAGCCAAAATCTTTGCTCGCAAAACTTCCCAAATTGCTGATGGTTGGGCACAGGTGATCGAATCAATTGAAAATAACAGAATGACAGTTGAACGAGCAAAAGAAAGCTTCTTCGAGCTTACGCTGAGGAACAAACTCTATGAATGGCTGCTGGAAAGAGTAGTTGAAGGGTCTAAAACTTCTGACTACGATGATCATGGTCAAGGAGTAATCCATTTGTGTGCTATCCTTGATTATACATGGGCTGTCTTACCATATTCGTTCTCGGGCTTATCATTGGACTATCGGGACAAATTTGGATGGACAGCTCTTCATTGGGCTGCATATTACGGAAG GGAGAAAATGGTTGCTGCCCTTCTATCTGCTGGGGCGAAGCCAAACTTGGTGTCTGACCCAACTTCAGAGAACCCAAGCGGATCCATGGCATCTGATCTAGCATCTAAGAACGGTTATGACGGTTTAGCTGGTTATCTTGCAGAAAAGGCTTTAGTGGAACACTTTAAGGATATGACAATAGCTGGAAACGTCAGTGGTTCATTGCAAACTACAACTCCTGAATTAGTAAATTCTGGGAACCTAGATGAAGAGGAGTTGTATCTGAAGGACACTCTGTCAGCTTATCGGACGGCTGCTGATGCAGCAGCACGTATACAGGCTGCATTCAGGGAGCAGTCTTTTAAGCAAAGGACAAAGGCTGCTCAGGTTTCCAGCCCAGAGGATGAAGTACGCACCATAATCGCAGCAATGAAGATCCAACATGCATTTCGGAAGTATGAGACAAGGAGAAAGATGGCTGCTGCTGCCCGAATTCAAGATAGGTTCCGTACTTGGAAGATAAGGAAAGATTTTCTCAATAAGCGACGTCAAGCCATGAAAATTCAA GCTGTTTTCCGCGGCTTCCAAGTCAGGAGGCAATATCGGAAGATTATATGGTCAGTCGGAGTTCTTGAAAAAGCAATTTTACGTTGGCGTAAGAAGAAAAGAGGCTTTCGTGGGCTTCAGGTTTGCCCTGATGAAGCTGTGAATGATCAGAAGCAAGAAAGTGAAGTGGAGGACTTCTTCCGAGTCAGCAGGAACCAAGCTGAAGAGCGAGTGGAGAGGGCTGTTGTACGTGTCCAGTCCATGTTTCGGTCAAAGAGAGCACAAGAAGACTATCATAGGATGAAAATGGCCCATAATGAAGCAATG CTGGAGTACAAAGGACTTGTCACTCCTGAATATGATATGGGATAA